Proteins from a genomic interval of Salinarchaeum sp. Harcht-Bsk1:
- a CDS encoding CDC48 family AAA ATPase, translated as MRLTVKPLKQKDAGRGLAAIDRLAMDELDLENGDYVLLEGPGDGKAVARVWPGYPEDRGKDVVRVDGRIRKQAGVSVDDRVDLEPADVQPADSVTVALPQNLRIRGNIGPLVRDKLSGRAVAEGQTVPFPLSFGPLSDSSQAVPVKVAETQPTGTVVITDSTEVVVSETPAEQLTETGADAGDGVPDVTYEDIGGLDDELEQVREMIELPMRHPELFRQLGIDPPKGVLLHGPPGTGKTLMARAVASEIDAHFETISGPEIMSKYYGESEEQLRDIFEEAEENEPAIVFIDELDSIAPKRGEAQGDVERRVVAQLLSLMDGLEERGQVTVIAATNRVDDIDPALRRGGRFDREIEVGVPDREGRREILQVHTRGMPLADGIDLDEYAESTHGFVGADLESLTKEAAMNALRRIRPEIDLEEEEIDAEVLDSLQVTERDLREAQKGIEPSALREVFVEVPDITWNDVGGLEDTKERLRETIQWPLEYPEVFEELDMQAAKGVLMYGPPGTGKTLLAKAVANEAQSNFISVKGPELLNKFVGESEKGVREVFSKARENAPTVVFFDEIDSIAGERGQSAGDSQVGERVVSQLLTELDGVEAMEDVVVIATTNRPDLIDNALLRPGRLDRHVHVPVPDEEARRKIFEVHTRNKPIADDVDLNWLARETEGYVGADVEAVAREAAMAASREFVNSVDKSEVAESVGNVRISKEHFEHALEEVNPSVTDDVRERYEEIEQQFDRDEPTEPAGRDAGRTFQ; from the coding sequence ATGAGACTGACTGTCAAACCCCTCAAACAGAAAGACGCAGGACGCGGACTCGCCGCGATCGACCGGCTCGCGATGGACGAGCTCGATCTCGAGAACGGCGACTACGTGCTGCTGGAAGGCCCTGGCGACGGGAAGGCCGTCGCTCGCGTCTGGCCCGGCTACCCCGAGGACCGCGGCAAGGACGTCGTGCGCGTCGACGGCCGCATCCGCAAGCAGGCCGGCGTTAGCGTCGACGACCGCGTGGACCTCGAGCCCGCGGACGTCCAGCCCGCCGACTCCGTGACGGTGGCGCTGCCCCAGAACCTCCGCATTCGGGGCAACATCGGCCCGCTCGTGCGCGACAAGCTGAGCGGCCGCGCCGTCGCGGAGGGACAGACGGTCCCCTTCCCGCTCTCCTTCGGTCCCCTCTCGGATTCCAGCCAGGCGGTCCCCGTGAAGGTCGCAGAGACCCAGCCCACCGGTACCGTCGTCATCACCGACTCCACGGAGGTCGTCGTCAGCGAGACGCCCGCCGAGCAGCTCACCGAGACCGGTGCGGATGCCGGCGACGGCGTCCCGGACGTGACCTACGAGGACATCGGTGGCCTCGACGACGAACTCGAGCAGGTCCGCGAGATGATCGAGCTGCCGATGCGCCACCCCGAGCTGTTCCGCCAGCTCGGCATCGATCCCCCGAAGGGCGTGTTGCTCCATGGCCCGCCGGGCACCGGCAAGACGCTGATGGCCCGCGCAGTCGCCAGCGAAATCGACGCCCATTTCGAGACGATCTCCGGCCCGGAGATCATGTCGAAGTACTACGGGGAAAGCGAGGAGCAGCTGCGTGACATCTTCGAGGAGGCCGAGGAGAACGAGCCCGCCATCGTCTTCATCGACGAACTCGACTCCATCGCGCCCAAGCGCGGTGAGGCCCAGGGCGACGTGGAGCGCCGCGTCGTCGCACAGCTCCTCAGCCTGATGGACGGCCTCGAGGAGCGGGGCCAGGTCACCGTCATCGCCGCGACCAACCGCGTGGACGACATCGACCCCGCGCTCCGGCGCGGTGGCCGCTTCGACCGCGAGATCGAGGTCGGCGTGCCAGACCGCGAGGGTCGCCGCGAGATCCTGCAGGTCCACACCCGCGGGATGCCCCTCGCCGACGGCATCGACCTCGACGAGTACGCCGAGAGCACGCACGGATTCGTCGGCGCGGACCTCGAGTCCCTGACGAAGGAGGCCGCGATGAACGCCCTCCGGCGCATCCGCCCCGAGATCGACCTCGAGGAGGAGGAGATCGACGCCGAGGTGCTCGACTCGTTGCAGGTCACCGAACGAGACCTCCGAGAGGCACAGAAGGGCATCGAGCCCTCCGCACTGCGGGAGGTCTTCGTCGAGGTTCCCGACATCACCTGGAACGACGTCGGCGGCCTCGAGGACACCAAGGAGCGCCTCCGCGAGACGATCCAGTGGCCACTCGAATACCCCGAGGTCTTCGAGGAGTTGGACATGCAGGCCGCCAAGGGCGTCCTGATGTACGGCCCGCCCGGGACGGGGAAGACCCTGCTCGCGAAGGCCGTCGCCAACGAGGCCCAGTCCAACTTCATCTCGGTGAAGGGACCGGAGCTGCTGAACAAGTTCGTCGGGGAGTCGGAGAAGGGCGTTCGCGAGGTCTTCAGCAAGGCCCGCGAGAACGCCCCGACCGTCGTGTTCTTCGACGAGATCGACTCAATCGCCGGCGAACGAGGACAGTCCGCCGGTGACTCTCAGGTCGGCGAGCGCGTCGTCTCACAGCTCCTGACGGAACTGGACGGCGTCGAGGCCATGGAGGACGTCGTCGTCATCGCGACGACCAACCGTCCGGACCTCATCGACAACGCCCTGCTCCGGCCCGGTCGCCTGGACCGCCACGTCCACGTGCCCGTGCCCGACGAGGAGGCCCGCCGCAAGATCTTCGAGGTCCACACGCGGAACAAGCCCATCGCCGACGACGTCGACCTCAACTGGCTGGCCCGCGAGACCGAGGGCTACGTCGGCGCCGACGTCGAAGCCGTCGCCCGCGAGGCCGCGATGGCCGCCAGCCGCGAGTTCGTCAACTCCGTCGACAAGTCCGAAGTCGCCGAGTCCGTCGGCAACGTCCGGATCAGCAAAGAGCACTTCGAGCACGCGCTCGAAGAGGTCAACCCCAGCGTGACCGACGACGTCCGGGAGCGCTACGAGGAGATCGAACAGCAGTTCGACCGGGACGAGCCGACCGAGCCCGCTGGACGGGACGCCGGCAGAACGTTCCAATAG
- a CDS encoding alpha/beta fold hydrolase, producing the protein METVSHYGRTTAYRESDRGGSGSPLLFVHGSGGSHAVWRSQFRLADDHPITTLDLSGHGESDDVDANAGYETLSAYADDVIAVADATDARILAGNSLGGAVALHVALERTDEIDLDGLILAGTGARLAVLESLREWLAEDFDRAIEFLHAPGRLFVDPSPELVDASETVMRETGRAVTERDFLTCHEFDVRDRLDEIDVPTLAIAGGGDQLTPPRYHDYLASEIPDAALAILENAGHLAMLEQPEAFNTAIYRFVTDLDR; encoded by the coding sequence ATGGAGACGGTTAGCCACTACGGGCGGACCACGGCCTACCGCGAGTCCGATCGCGGCGGTTCGGGCTCGCCCCTGCTCTTCGTCCACGGTAGCGGCGGTTCACACGCCGTCTGGCGCTCGCAGTTCCGGCTCGCCGACGACCACCCGATCACGACGCTCGACCTGAGCGGGCACGGCGAGTCCGACGACGTCGACGCGAACGCGGGCTACGAGACGCTCTCTGCGTACGCGGACGACGTGATCGCTGTTGCGGACGCCACGGACGCCCGGATTCTTGCGGGGAACTCGCTGGGCGGCGCCGTCGCCCTGCACGTCGCGCTCGAACGGACCGACGAGATCGACCTCGACGGCCTGATTCTGGCTGGCACCGGTGCCCGCCTCGCCGTCCTCGAATCGCTCCGGGAGTGGCTGGCCGAGGACTTCGATCGCGCGATCGAGTTCCTCCACGCACCGGGCCGGCTCTTCGTCGATCCCAGCCCGGAACTGGTCGACGCCTCCGAGACCGTCATGCGCGAAACGGGGCGCGCGGTCACCGAGCGAGACTTCCTGACCTGCCACGAGTTCGATGTGCGGGACCGCCTCGACGAGATCGACGTGCCCACGCTCGCCATCGCCGGCGGAGGCGATCAGCTCACGCCGCCGCGCTATCACGACTACCTCGCGAGCGAAATCCCCGACGCCGCGCTGGCGATCCTCGAGAACGCCGGCCACCTCGCGATGCTCGAACAGCCAGAGGCGTTCAACACCGCGATCTACCGGTTCGTCACCGACCTCGATCGCTGA